A genomic region of Psychrobacter sp. M13 contains the following coding sequences:
- the aguB gene encoding N-carbamoylputrescine amidase — protein MMRNVTVATTQMTCGWDIQQNIDTATELVTQAAKAGANIILLQELFETPYFCQVHDFDYFKLATSVEDNAAITHFKKLAKELEVVLPISFYEKSGNAFFNSVTIIDADGKILGTYRKTHIPDGIPYAEKFYFTPGDTGFKVWNTKYAKIGVGVCWDQWFPECARSMALMGAELLFYPTAIGDEPTLNVESKDHWQRCMQGHAAANLMPVIASNRIGTETITQNGTDSVMTFYGSSFITDGRGKMIKEASKDKQEIISATFDLNKLASDRQHWGVFRDRRPSMYGTLLTHG, from the coding sequence ATTATGCGTAACGTTACCGTCGCTACGACCCAAATGACTTGTGGTTGGGATATTCAGCAAAACATCGATACTGCAACTGAGCTGGTCACCCAAGCGGCCAAAGCTGGTGCCAATATTATTTTACTGCAAGAGCTGTTTGAGACGCCTTATTTTTGCCAAGTACATGACTTTGACTACTTCAAGCTGGCCACTTCAGTTGAAGATAATGCCGCTATCACTCACTTTAAAAAACTAGCGAAAGAGTTAGAAGTGGTACTACCCATTAGTTTTTATGAAAAGTCAGGTAATGCTTTTTTTAATAGCGTCACTATCATTGACGCAGATGGCAAAATATTAGGCACTTATCGTAAAACGCATATACCAGATGGTATTCCTTATGCTGAAAAGTTTTACTTCACTCCAGGCGATACAGGCTTTAAAGTTTGGAATACTAAGTACGCCAAGATCGGTGTCGGTGTCTGCTGGGATCAATGGTTCCCTGAATGCGCGCGTAGCATGGCGCTCATGGGTGCTGAGCTATTGTTTTATCCAACCGCTATTGGTGATGAACCAACATTGAATGTCGAATCAAAAGATCATTGGCAGCGCTGTATGCAAGGACACGCAGCGGCAAATCTGATGCCCGTTATTGCCTCTAATCGGATTGGTACTGAGACGATTACGCAAAATGGGACTGATAGCGTTATGACATTTTACGGCAGCTCTTTCATTACTGATGGTCGCGGCAAGATGATCAAAGAGGCCTCAAAGGATAAGCAAGAAATTATTAGTGCTACTTTTGATTTGAATAAGCTAGCAAGTGATCGTCAGCATTGGGGTGTCTTTCGTGATCGCCGTCCATCGATGTATGGCACTTTGTTGACTCATGGCTAA
- the aguA gene encoding agmatine deiminase, which produces MSNLIQNSTPKHDGFYMPAEYAPIDKVWMVWPYRTDNWRQQATPAQAAYAAVATAIKQFCNVSILVDADNLQSCQDQLPNDIEVMAMPSNDAWARDTVPTFLINDYGELRACDWTFNAWGGDYDGLYSPWDDDDKLAERLCEQLAIKRYRTEGFVMEGGAFHVDGEGTVLTTRMCLLSPGRNPHLNEHQIEDKLKDYLNVEKVLWIDDGIDPDETTGHIDDLACFVRPGEVVCLFTEDSSHPFYAATQQAYAQLCAMTDAKGRRLKVHKLCCTKNPVTLPDDHDIVSSDDAKPRLSDDVCIASYANFLICNEGVIVPQYDDINDSLAIEQLEKIFPHHQVVGVRTKEIVFGGGNIHCITQQQPTTGAK; this is translated from the coding sequence ATGTCTAACCTCATTCAAAACTCAACACCTAAACATGATGGCTTTTATATGCCAGCAGAATATGCGCCTATAGATAAGGTGTGGATGGTATGGCCTTATCGAACGGATAACTGGCGCCAGCAGGCTACTCCAGCGCAAGCCGCTTATGCAGCCGTTGCCACAGCCATCAAGCAGTTCTGTAACGTTAGCATTCTGGTGGATGCTGATAATCTACAGAGTTGCCAAGATCAACTGCCAAATGATATTGAAGTCATGGCAATGCCAAGCAACGATGCGTGGGCGCGTGATACTGTGCCTACCTTTTTAATAAATGATTATGGCGAGCTGCGCGCTTGTGATTGGACGTTTAATGCTTGGGGCGGCGATTATGATGGCCTGTACTCCCCTTGGGATGATGATGACAAGCTTGCTGAGCGCTTATGTGAGCAGTTGGCTATCAAGCGCTACCGTACTGAGGGCTTTGTGATGGAGGGCGGCGCGTTTCATGTCGATGGTGAGGGTACGGTACTCACTACACGTATGTGCCTACTTAGCCCTGGACGTAATCCACACTTAAATGAGCACCAAATCGAAGATAAGCTCAAAGATTATCTCAATGTCGAAAAGGTACTATGGATTGACGATGGTATCGATCCTGATGAAACTACCGGTCATATCGATGATTTAGCCTGTTTTGTCCGTCCAGGCGAGGTAGTCTGCTTATTTACTGAAGACTCTAGTCATCCGTTCTATGCGGCTACTCAACAAGCCTACGCACAGCTGTGTGCCATGACCGATGCCAAAGGTAGACGTCTAAAAGTTCATAAACTTTGCTGTACTAAAAACCCAGTAACTTTGCCTGATGACCACGATATTGTATCCTCTGATGATGCCAAACCACGGCTTAGCGATGATGTCTGTATCGCCTCTTACGCCAATTTTTTGATTTGTAACGAGGGTGTTATCGTACCGCAATACGATGATATCAATGACAGTTTAGCTATTGAACAACTTGAAAAGATCTTTCCTCATCATCAAGTAGTAGGTGTACGCACAAAAGAGATTGTATTTGGCGGTGGTAATATTCACTGCATTACACAGCAGCAGCCAACGACAGGTGCAAAATAG